The sequence CCATGTCGTCGTCGATCGATTCGCCGGCGTCGCGTCGTCTCGGGCCCGCGCCCCGAGCCGAAGGCCGCCGCATCCGGGCGACGGGGGCGCCAATCAGCGTTCGTCGGCCGACGGCCCGTAAATCGACGGGACCGGCACGTTCCGCAGCCTCAGGTACACGCTCAACTGGCCCCGATGGTGGATCGAGTGGCTGAAGAGGAACCCGCGGAGGGCCCCCACCCGCGGCTGCGTGAAGACGACGTGCTCGCCAGCCGAGAGCGTCCAGGGCGCCAGCATCTCCGCATCGCTGCGCGTCGCAATCAACGCCCGCGATCCCTTCACGTGCGCGTCGAAGGCGTCGAGCAGGGCCTCGACCGACGTGTACTCGTCGTGCGGCGCCGCGTTCCCCGTCGCCATGTCGTAGCCTGGCTTCTCGAGGATGGTCGACGTCCAGCGAGGGATGTCGGCCAGGTGCGCGGCGAGCGCTCCGAGGCTCATCGACTTCTCGTGGGGCTTCCAGGCCGCGTCCGCCATCGGCACGCGCTCGAGCACGCGTCTCGTCACGGCCATCTCGTGGTCGAACTCGGGCAGCAGGGCATCCTTGATGGCCATCGTCGGTCTCCGGTTGGGAACGGACGCCGTTCGGGCGGCTCGCCCGCCCGTGGCGCACAGAGTATACCGTCGAAGGCCGGCGCGCGCGTCGTCCGACCCACAGCGCCGGGGATAGGCAGGACGTCGGGCAGCAGGCTATAGTCAGACGACCCCCTGGGCGTTGTTCGCGCTGCTGGGTGACGCATGCCTCCGACGTCCGCCCGCCACTCCACCCGCACGGTCGTCCTCAGGGCGCCGCTCTCGGGCGTGCTCGTCCCGATCGACGAGGTTCCGGATCCCGTGTTCGCCCAGCGCCTCGTCGGCGACGGGGTGGCGATCGACCCGATCAGCCACACGCTCTGTGCGCCCTGCGACGGCATCGTGGTCCAGGTGCACGCGGCCGGGCACGCCCTGACCATCGCGACGCCCGATGGGCTCGAGGTCATGATGCACATCGGCCTCGACAGCGTGAAGCTCCGCGGGCGGGGGTTCGAACCGAGGGTCTCGGCTGGCGACCGGGTCGAGACGGGTCAGCCGCTCATCGACTTCGACAGCGACTTCGTCGTGCGGCACGCCCGCAGCCTGCTCACGCAGCTCGTCATCACCAACGGGGAACGGGTCGCCAGGCTCGAGGCCCGTCGCGGCACCGTCGTCGCTTCGGTCGACGTGGCGCTCGAGGTGACGCTGCGAGACGAGGACGTCGCGGAGCCGGCGCCGGTCGAGGTCGCGAACCTCTCGACGGCCCTCGTCGGCAGCGCGTTCGGGCTCCACGCCCGACCCGCGGCCCTCGTCGTCGCTGCGGCTCGCGCGTCGGCCAGTGAGGTTCGAGTGCGACACGGCCAGCAGGTCGCGAGTGCGACGAGCCTCGTGGCGCTCCTCGGCCTCGATGCGGGGCCGGGGGCCACGGTGCGGATCGAGGCGCGTGGCCCGGACGCCTCCGCGGTGGTCAGCCGCGTCGCGGCAGCCCTGGCCCGGACGTTCGACGGGGACGCGCCCGAACGCCCGGGCGCGCCGGCCGCGGCCGCCTCGACGCCCGGGCCACCGGAAGCCGCCTCCGAATCGACCCGCGTGCTCACCGGCCTGCCGGCTTCGCCCGGCCAGGTACTCGGGACAATCGTCCGGGCCGGTCCTGACGAGGTCCATGTGCGGGAGGCCGGTGGCGACCCACGCGAGGAGCGGTCGCGCTTCGAACGGGCCCGGGCCCGCAGCCAGGCCGAGCTCGAGGCCCTCGTCACGCGGCTGCGGGCCGAGAGCACCCCCGGGCGGAGCACCCTCTTCGAGGCGCACCGGGCGCTGCTTGACGACCCTGAGCTGCTCGAGCCGACCTTCGAGGGCATCGAGACCGGCCGGAGCGCCGCCGCCGCCTGGCGCGACGCGTTCGCCGGCCAGGCTGCACGCCTCGCCACGCTGCAGCACCACCACCTGGCGGCTCGGGCCGCCGACGTCGACGACGTCGGGCATCGCGTGCTGCGCCACCTCGTCGATCACCCGGTCGAGGCGCTCGAGCTGCCGCACGGCGCCATCCTCGTGGCCGAGCAACTCGCCCCATCGGCAGTCGCCACGCTCGACCGTGCCCGCGTGGCGGGGTTCTGCACGGTGGCGGGCGGCGTCCTGTCGCACGTCGCCCTGCTCGCGCGGTCGCTCGGCCTGCCCGCCGTCACCGGGATCGACCCCGCGGCGCTCGACGTCGCAGACGGCACGCCCGCCGCGCTCGATGGGACACGGGGCCGGCTCGTCCTGCAACCGGACGCCGACGAGGTGCGGCGGGTCGGCGAGCGGCAGGCGGTGGAGGCCGCTCGACGCGAAGTCGACCTGCTCGCGGCCGCGGCCCCCGCCGTGACGACCGACGGCCATCGCGTCGACGTGCTGGCCAGCGTGACCAGCCTGGCCGACGCCGCCGCAGCCCCGCGCGCCGGCGCGGAGGGCGTTGGCCTGCTGCGCTCGGAGTTCCTGTTCGTCGACCGAGCGGCCCCGCCCTCGGAAGAGGAGCAGCGCGTCGTCTACGCCGAGCTGCTGTCGACGAGCGGCGCAGGCCGGCCCGTCGTGATTCGCGCGCTCGACGCCGGCGGCGACAAGCCCCTGGCCTACGTGCCGATTCCCAACGAGCCGAACCCCGCGCTGGGCGAGCGCGGTTGCCGGGCGCTGCTCGGTCGGCCCGGCCTCCTGCGCGCCCAGGTGCGGGCCGTTCTGCGGGCGTCGGCCCACGGAGCGGCGCGCCTCCTGTTTCCGATGGTCGCGACGCTCCCCGAATGGCGGGCCCTGCGCGCGTGCGTCGAAGAAGAGCGCGCTTCCCTGGGCGCCGATCCCGTCCCGATTGGCCTCCTCGTCGAGGTGCCCGCCGCGGCGCTCCTCGCACTGCACTTCGCGCGCGAGGTCGACTTCTTCTCGATCGGCACCAACGACCTCGCGCAGTACACGCTGGCGATGGACCGCGCGCACCCGAAGCTGGCGTCGCAGGTCGACGCGTTGCACCCGGCCGTGCTCCAGCTCGTCGCCCGCACCGTGGCCGCCGCGCGGGCCCATGCCAGGCCGGTCGGTGTCTGTGGCGCCATTGCCAGCGACCCGCAGGCCGTGCCCATCCTGGTCGGGCTCGGCGTCGACGAGCTGACCGTGCCGGTTGCCCTCATCGCCGGAATCAAGGCCCGGATCCGGGAGCTATCGTGGGGCGCCTGTCAGGTGCTGGCGGCGAGGGCACTGGCCGCGGAGACGGCCGACGAGGTCCGCGCGCTCGACGCCGGCCACACCCCGTAGGAACCGCGCATGCGCCGCCAGCCGCTCGACGACCTCTTCTCGCCGCGGACCGTGGCCGTGGTCGGTGCATCGGAGACGGCCGCGAGTCCCGGTCGCCGAGTCCTCTGGAACCTGCTGCGGAGCCCGTTCGGAGGGACCGTCTACCCGGTGGCGCCCGGCCGGGCGAGCGTCCTCGGGGTGCGCGCCCACGCCCGGCTGTCCGACGTCCCCGAGCCACTCGACCTCGCGGTGATCGTGGCCACCGGCGCCGACGCCTCGCAGACGCTGGCCGAGTGCGCTTCGGTGGGAGTTCGGATGGCGGTGCTCCTCTCCCCGGGGCTCCGCGAGACGGGCGCGTGCCCGCCGACCGCCGACGCGACGACTCTGGTGACGGGGACCCGCGGGCCGGTCCGCGTGCTGGGACCGAGTTCGTTCGGGGTGATGCGGCCACCCGGTGGCCTCAATGCCACGGTGGCCACCGCGGCGGCCAGGGCGGGGAGCGTGGCGTTCCTCAGCCAGAGCGGCGCCATCGCCAGCGCGGTGCTCGACTGGGCGGCGCGCGAGAACGTGGGCTTCAGCGCGCTCGTGTCGGTCGGCGCGATGGGTGACGTCGAGTGGAGCGACCTCGTCGACCACCTCGGCCACGACGAGTCGACGCGCAGCCTCCTCCTGCACATGGACTCGGTCGGGCACGCGCGGCGGTTCATCTCCGCAGCGCGCGAGGTCGCTCTGGCGAAGCCAATCATCGTGATGAAGTCGCGCCATCACGGGGCCTCGGCCCGCGCCGCCGCGGACCAGGGGGCGCGCGTCGACCTCGACGAGATCGTCGACGCCGCGTTCCACCGCTGCGGCGTCCTGCGGGTGGCGACGATTGCCGAGCTCTTCTACATGGCCGAGGTGCTGGCGAAGCAGCCCCGCCCCCGCGGGCCGCGCCTGGCCATCGTCACGAATGCCGGCGGCCCCGGCGCGCTTGCCGCCGATGCCCTGCTGGCATACGGGGGCGCGCTGGCCGACCTCGGCGACGACAGTCTCGCGGCGCTCGATGCCTGCCTGCCACCGGGCTGGAGTGGCGAGAACCCCGTGGACGTCCTCGCGGATGCCGACCCGACGAGGTACCGTGCCGCGATCGAAATTGCCGCCCGCGATCCCGGCACGGACGGGGTGCTGGCGATCCTGACCCCGCAGCCGGCGGCCGATGCGGTCGCGACCGCCGAGACGCTGTCCTCGA comes from Acidobacteriota bacterium and encodes:
- a CDS encoding DinB family protein, with the translated sequence MAIKDALLPEFDHEMAVTRRVLERVPMADAAWKPHEKSMSLGALAAHLADIPRWTSTILEKPGYDMATGNAAPHDEYTSVEALLDAFDAHVKGSRALIATRSDAEMLAPWTLSAGEHVVFTQPRVGALRGFLFSHSIHHRGQLSVYLRLRNVPVPSIYGPSADER
- the ptsP gene encoding phosphoenolpyruvate--protein phosphotransferase, with translation MPPTSARHSTRTVVLRAPLSGVLVPIDEVPDPVFAQRLVGDGVAIDPISHTLCAPCDGIVVQVHAAGHALTIATPDGLEVMMHIGLDSVKLRGRGFEPRVSAGDRVETGQPLIDFDSDFVVRHARSLLTQLVITNGERVARLEARRGTVVASVDVALEVTLRDEDVAEPAPVEVANLSTALVGSAFGLHARPAALVVAAARASASEVRVRHGQQVASATSLVALLGLDAGPGATVRIEARGPDASAVVSRVAAALARTFDGDAPERPGAPAAAASTPGPPEAASESTRVLTGLPASPGQVLGTIVRAGPDEVHVREAGGDPREERSRFERARARSQAELEALVTRLRAESTPGRSTLFEAHRALLDDPELLEPTFEGIETGRSAAAAWRDAFAGQAARLATLQHHHLAARAADVDDVGHRVLRHLVDHPVEALELPHGAILVAEQLAPSAVATLDRARVAGFCTVAGGVLSHVALLARSLGLPAVTGIDPAALDVADGTPAALDGTRGRLVLQPDADEVRRVGERQAVEAARREVDLLAAAAPAVTTDGHRVDVLASVTSLADAAAAPRAGAEGVGLLRSEFLFVDRAAPPSEEEQRVVYAELLSTSGAGRPVVIRALDAGGDKPLAYVPIPNEPNPALGERGCRALLGRPGLLRAQVRAVLRASAHGAARLLFPMVATLPEWRALRACVEEERASLGADPVPIGLLVEVPAAALLALHFAREVDFFSIGTNDLAQYTLAMDRAHPKLASQVDALHPAVLQLVARTVAAARAHARPVGVCGAIASDPQAVPILVGLGVDELTVPVALIAGIKARIRELSWGACQVLAARALAAETADEVRALDAGHTP